A part of Jiangella alba genomic DNA contains:
- a CDS encoding SAM-dependent methyltransferase, translated as MSAVTSIDIGRWPDVAVTPAAGGARLRAARTAVAYAARVAGVRVVTADGALGAAPGAPVLEVRRAREFFARIGRDGLIGFGEGFMSGAWTAPDLAGVLTAFAERLTSLVPPPLQKLRRLMQPSMPAAEFADRAGARRNVSRHYDLSNELFALFLDPSMTYSSALFGPGDDLERAQLRKIDAVLDAAAVRPGGRVLEIGTGWGALAVRAATERGAHVTTVTLSEEQAALARSRVQAAGVADRVDVQVRDYRDVEGRYDAVVSVEMIEAVGERHWPRYFAALGRALAPGGRVGLQAITMPHEHLVATRHSWTWIHKYVFPGGLIPSEPAIRAHAQRDGGLSVLHRRSFGAHYAETLRQWRARFLAAEDAVGALGFDPVFRRMWEFYLAYCEAGFRTGRLDVEQFTLGAGGVR; from the coding sequence ATGAGCGCCGTCACCAGCATCGACATCGGCCGCTGGCCGGACGTCGCCGTCACGCCCGCGGCCGGTGGCGCGCGGCTGCGGGCGGCCCGGACGGCGGTGGCGTACGCCGCGCGGGTGGCCGGGGTCCGGGTCGTGACGGCGGACGGCGCGCTCGGCGCCGCGCCGGGCGCGCCGGTGCTCGAGGTCCGCCGGGCCCGCGAGTTCTTCGCCCGCATCGGCCGCGACGGCCTGATCGGCTTCGGCGAGGGGTTCATGAGCGGCGCGTGGACGGCCCCCGACCTCGCCGGCGTACTGACGGCGTTCGCCGAACGGCTGACCAGCCTGGTCCCGCCGCCGCTGCAGAAGCTGCGCCGGCTGATGCAGCCGTCGATGCCGGCCGCCGAGTTCGCCGACCGGGCCGGCGCGAGACGCAACGTCAGCCGGCACTACGACCTCTCCAACGAGCTGTTCGCGCTGTTCCTCGACCCGTCGATGACGTACTCGTCGGCGCTGTTCGGGCCCGGCGACGACCTCGAGCGGGCCCAGCTGCGCAAGATCGACGCGGTGCTGGACGCGGCCGCGGTCCGGCCCGGGGGGCGGGTGCTGGAGATCGGCACCGGCTGGGGCGCGCTGGCGGTCCGGGCCGCCACCGAACGCGGGGCGCACGTCACCACCGTCACCCTGTCGGAGGAGCAGGCCGCCCTCGCCCGGTCCCGCGTTCAGGCGGCCGGGGTGGCCGACCGCGTCGACGTGCAGGTGCGCGACTACCGCGACGTCGAGGGCCGCTACGACGCCGTCGTCAGCGTGGAGATGATCGAGGCGGTCGGCGAGCGGCACTGGCCGCGGTACTTCGCCGCGCTGGGCCGGGCGCTGGCGCCGGGCGGGCGGGTCGGGCTGCAGGCCATCACCATGCCGCACGAGCACCTGGTGGCGACGCGGCACTCGTGGACCTGGATCCACAAGTACGTCTTCCCCGGCGGGCTGATCCCGTCGGAGCCGGCGATCCGGGCGCACGCGCAGCGCGACGGCGGGCTGTCGGTGCTGCACCGGCGCTCGTTCGGCGCGCACTACGCCGAGACGCTGCGGCAGTGGCGCGCGCGGTTCCTGGCCGCCGAAGACGCCGTCGGCGCGCTCGGCTTCGACCCGGTGTTCCGGCGGATGTGGGAGTTCTACCTGGCCTACTGCGAGGCCGGGTTCCGCACCGGCCGGCTGGACGTCGAGCAGTTCACGCTCGGCGCGGGCGGCGTCCGATGA
- a CDS encoding DUF1365 domain-containing protein, producing the protein MTALYAATVTHTRYERARRTFRYGTFLWLVDLDDLPRLPRALAAFRARDHFDGDAATIRDGLASWLAERGMSLGGGRVLMLSGAAVLGYVFNPLTVFWCHDADGAPLCVVAEVHNTYGGRHAYVLHPDEQDRATTAKELYVSPFFPVDGRYAMSVPRPGQRLRLAVTLFRPGPGGADVPAFAASLTGRRRPATVPQLLRLLLRYPWAPLRVSALIRWQGVRLWLRRLPVVPRRGAAV; encoded by the coding sequence GTGACGGCGCTGTACGCGGCCACGGTGACGCACACGCGGTACGAACGGGCCCGCCGGACGTTCCGCTACGGGACCTTCCTGTGGCTGGTCGACCTCGACGACCTGCCCCGGCTGCCGCGGGCGCTCGCGGCGTTCCGGGCCCGCGACCACTTCGACGGCGACGCCGCGACGATCCGGGACGGGCTGGCATCGTGGCTGGCGGAGCGGGGTATGTCCCTGGGCGGCGGCCGCGTGCTCATGCTCTCCGGCGCGGCCGTGCTCGGTTACGTGTTCAATCCGCTGACGGTGTTCTGGTGCCACGACGCGGACGGCGCGCCGCTCTGCGTCGTCGCGGAGGTGCACAACACCTACGGAGGCCGGCACGCCTACGTCCTGCACCCCGACGAGCAGGATCGGGCGACGACCGCGAAGGAGCTCTACGTGTCGCCGTTCTTCCCCGTCGACGGCCGCTACGCGATGTCCGTCCCCCGTCCCGGCCAGCGGCTGCGGCTGGCGGTCACCCTGTTCCGGCCCGGGCCCGGCGGCGCGGACGTGCCCGCGTTCGCCGCGTCGCTCACCGGGCGCCGCCGCCCGGCCACCGTGCCGCAGCTGCTCCGGCTGCTGCTGCGCTACCCGTGGGCGCCGCTGCGGGTCAGCGCGCTGATCCGCTGGCAGGGCGTCCGGCTGTGGCTGCGCCGGCTGCCCGTCGTCCCGCGCCGAGGTGCGGCCGTATGA
- a CDS encoding NAD(P)/FAD-dependent oxidoreductase yields the protein MEPTRPSVAVIGSGIAGLTAAYLLQRRYDVHLFEADDRLGGHAHTHDVPGAGATVAVDSGFLVHNERTYPRLTRLFGELGIATTETDMSMSVSCASCGLEYAGALGPTGVFAQRRSAARPRFLRMLGEVAAFHRRARALLTSEADDTLTLGGFLARHRHTAYFADHFMVPLVSAVWSAGRADVLRYPARFLFRFLDNHGMLAVGGSPRWRTVTGGSRTYVERAAKDLTSVRTASPVRGLRRTGDGVLVREASDTVQRFDHAVVATHADQALRLLEDPTADERAVLGTFGFSVNEAVLHTDATLLPRERRAWASWNHVVPACGPGAGARARPVAISYHLNRLHRLDGAAGGREYVVTLGGTDRIAPDAVVAQMVYAHPIHTVETVAAQQRLPDLATARTAYAGAWHGWGFHEDGCASGVRAAEHLGVRW from the coding sequence ATGGAGCCCACGCGACCGTCGGTGGCGGTGATCGGGTCCGGCATCGCCGGCCTCACCGCGGCCTACCTGCTGCAGCGCCGGTACGACGTGCACCTGTTCGAGGCCGACGACCGGCTGGGCGGGCACGCGCACACGCACGACGTGCCGGGCGCGGGCGCGACGGTCGCGGTGGACAGCGGGTTCCTCGTGCACAACGAGCGAACCTATCCGCGGCTGACCCGGTTGTTCGGGGAACTGGGCATCGCGACCACCGAGACGGACATGTCGATGAGCGTGAGCTGCGCGTCGTGCGGGCTGGAGTACGCGGGCGCGCTCGGCCCGACCGGCGTGTTCGCGCAGCGCCGCTCCGCCGCCAGGCCGCGGTTCCTGCGGATGCTCGGCGAGGTCGCGGCGTTCCACCGCCGGGCGCGGGCGCTGCTGACGAGCGAGGCGGACGACACGCTGACACTGGGCGGCTTCCTCGCCCGGCACCGGCACACCGCCTACTTCGCCGACCACTTCATGGTGCCGCTGGTGTCGGCGGTCTGGTCGGCGGGACGGGCGGACGTGCTGCGCTACCCGGCCCGCTTCCTGTTCCGGTTCCTCGACAACCACGGCATGCTCGCGGTCGGCGGGTCGCCGCGCTGGCGGACGGTCACCGGCGGCTCCCGGACGTACGTCGAACGGGCCGCGAAGGACCTCACGTCGGTGCGCACGGCCTCGCCGGTCCGCGGCCTGCGGCGCACGGGCGACGGCGTCCTGGTGCGCGAGGCGTCGGACACGGTGCAGCGGTTCGATCACGCCGTCGTGGCGACCCACGCCGACCAGGCGTTGCGGCTGCTGGAGGACCCGACGGCGGACGAGCGGGCCGTGCTGGGGACGTTCGGGTTCTCGGTCAACGAGGCGGTGCTGCACACCGACGCGACGCTGCTGCCCCGGGAGCGGCGGGCGTGGGCGTCGTGGAACCACGTGGTGCCGGCCTGCGGCCCCGGCGCCGGGGCGCGCGCGAGGCCCGTGGCGATCTCGTACCACCTGAACCGGCTGCACCGGCTGGACGGTGCGGCGGGTGGGCGGGAGTACGTCGTCACGCTGGGCGGGACGGACCGCATCGCGCCGGACGCCGTCGTCGCCCAGATGGTCTACGCGCACCCGATCCACACCGTCGAGACGGTCGCGGCCCAGCAACGGCTGCCGGATCTCGCCACCGCGCGGACGGCGTACGCGGGCGCCTGGCACGGCTGGGGGTTCCACGAGGACGGCTGCGCGTCCGGCGTCCGCGCCGCCGAGCACCTGGGGGTCCGCTGGTGA
- the sigK gene encoding ECF RNA polymerase sigma factor SigK, giving the protein MVTLRSVPAGEPEPAGGPGDRLGRLLDHCARGDHAAFEQVYDSMAGPVLGIATTVVRNRALAEEVAQEVLVEVWRTASRYEPERGSARGWILTIAHRRAVDRVRREQAGSDREERAARRDDERPYDHVADEVEANVEREQVRRCLDSLTGLQRESIALAYYDGYTYREVAQLLHAPLGTVKTRLRDGLARLRDCMGVGR; this is encoded by the coding sequence ATGGTGACGTTGCGATCGGTGCCGGCGGGTGAGCCGGAGCCGGCCGGTGGTCCGGGCGACCGGCTCGGCCGGCTGCTCGACCACTGTGCCCGCGGCGACCACGCCGCCTTCGAGCAGGTCTACGACAGCATGGCCGGTCCGGTGCTGGGCATCGCGACGACGGTCGTCCGCAACCGGGCGCTGGCCGAGGAGGTCGCGCAGGAGGTGCTGGTCGAGGTCTGGCGGACGGCGTCGCGGTACGAGCCCGAGCGGGGCAGCGCGCGCGGGTGGATCCTCACCATCGCCCACCGCCGCGCCGTCGACCGCGTCCGCCGCGAACAGGCCGGCAGCGACCGCGAGGAGCGGGCCGCCCGCCGCGACGACGAACGGCCGTACGACCACGTGGCCGACGAAGTGGAGGCGAACGTGGAGCGCGAACAGGTGCGCCGCTGCCTCGACTCGCTGACCGGGCTGCAGCGCGAGTCGATCGCGCTGGCCTACTACGACGGGTACACGTACCGCGAGGTCGCGCAGCTGCTGCATGCTCCGCTCGGTACGGTCAAGACGCGGCTGCGCGACGGCCTCGCCAGGCTGCGCGACTGCATGGGGGTGGGGCGATGA
- a CDS encoding anti-sigma factor: MNEPVDAGIHTLAAPYALHALPPDEVSRFEEHLEQCADCRVEVDELRETAARLGVAAAVTPPPRMRDEVLARIAEVRPLPPRVASGSAGAGLESGAGAGSGPDSAAGSAAGRALRRWWPRVATGLAAAAVAAIVVLGIRLNDVQSDLDRSQQIGAQMRQLVGAEDMEMVRVGEGDTSGTVLLARSLDVAVFIGDGMAPAPAGHTYQLWFMHEDGGVVSAGVLGNPPDGHVGPFTARGLAGADRLGITVEPDGGSPQPTTDPVMMIDLPAA; encoded by the coding sequence ATGAACGAGCCCGTGGACGCCGGCATCCACACGCTGGCCGCGCCGTACGCGCTGCATGCGCTGCCGCCGGACGAGGTCAGCCGGTTCGAGGAGCACCTGGAACAGTGCGCCGACTGCCGCGTCGAGGTCGACGAGCTGCGCGAGACCGCCGCCCGCCTCGGCGTCGCCGCCGCCGTCACACCGCCGCCGCGGATGCGGGATGAGGTGCTCGCGCGGATCGCCGAGGTGCGGCCGCTGCCGCCGCGGGTGGCGTCTGGTTCTGCCGGCGCGGGGCTGGAGTCGGGTGCGGGTGCGGGCTCGGGGCCGGATTCGGCCGCGGGTTCGGCCGCCGGGCGGGCGCTGCGCCGCTGGTGGCCGCGGGTCGCGACCGGCCTGGCCGCGGCCGCCGTGGCGGCGATCGTCGTGCTCGGGATCCGGCTGAACGACGTGCAGTCCGACCTCGACCGGTCGCAGCAGATCGGCGCCCAGATGCGGCAACTGGTCGGCGCCGAGGACATGGAGATGGTGCGGGTCGGCGAGGGCGACACCAGCGGCACCGTGCTGCTGGCGCGTTCGCTGGACGTCGCCGTCTTCATCGGCGACGGCATGGCGCCGGCGCCCGCCGGGCACACCTACCAGCTGTGGTTCATGCACGAGGACGGCGGCGTGGTGTCCGCCGGAGTCCTCGGCAACCCCCCCGACGGCCACGTCGGCCCCTTCACCGCCCGCGGCCTCGCCGGCGCCGACCGGCTCGGCATCACCGTCGAACCGGACGGCGGATCGCCGCAGCCGACCACGGACCCCGTCATGATGATCGACCTGCCGGCCGCCTGA
- a CDS encoding phospholipid carrier-dependent glycosyltransferase codes for MSTLPALPLDLDDLRLPIPVQPRPPRPRRVRGWFRRHGPDLAWLAPLLTLAGFVHAAGMTRSPAFTEAEGELMARVTDGADGDLAAAQLAAWTGPTGALDRATHVVGGGREALLVVLLLGVVLMWVLARRLGVARPAAAVAVVIYAVSPLALHLHRLVLAENVAVLWMLLAFVLATARRGRPVAFPAAGVAVVLAALTQATFVVVAPFVVWTMWQQVTRRRWRLALAGVAAAASAGAYGYLLASLGELGGAAPERWWTLDPVLVAIGPVAAGAALLFPPLRPAAAALITLALLIVVPGGPAPVVLPVAAVPLAALLVPATAHRLVVRLLAVRGRPEAMPLAIMSTTAAAALIVAVTATWPGELRPLLRDDPVAPVAQAERWLTANVPHDVRLVVDQTLRADLLRSGFAAAGLVPFTSFPASAGTGTGAGTERGPFVPRPPRWTHYDYVVSTAALRDDDAGRADVGSALAESTVVAVFGQGDGRVEIRAVHPLGREVAEAVAAGDRHTVRYATGQLLRNDALTFDAAARAVAAAGRVDPRLVIVLGKLSGTYELDVSLPALPGEDDGVRRRLVLAGLPTEDEAARLALWLLGQPAPFTPSQVDTDGTTVTVTYSLTAPRGLLPDPPHPEETP; via the coding sequence GTGTCGACTCTGCCCGCGCTGCCGCTGGACCTCGACGACCTGCGGCTGCCGATTCCGGTGCAGCCGAGGCCGCCGCGGCCGCGCCGGGTGCGTGGTTGGTTCCGCCGGCACGGCCCGGATCTCGCCTGGCTGGCGCCGCTGCTGACGCTGGCCGGTTTCGTGCACGCCGCCGGGATGACCCGCTCGCCCGCGTTCACCGAGGCCGAGGGCGAGCTGATGGCCCGGGTGACGGACGGCGCCGACGGCGACCTGGCCGCCGCACAGCTGGCGGCGTGGACCGGGCCGACCGGCGCGCTGGACCGGGCGACGCACGTGGTGGGGGGTGGGCGGGAGGCGCTGCTGGTCGTGCTGCTGCTCGGCGTCGTCCTGATGTGGGTGCTGGCCCGGCGCCTCGGGGTGGCCCGGCCGGCCGCCGCGGTCGCCGTCGTGATCTATGCGGTGTCGCCGCTGGCGCTGCACCTGCACCGGCTGGTGCTGGCCGAGAACGTGGCGGTGCTGTGGATGCTGCTCGCGTTCGTGCTGGCGACGGCGCGGCGCGGGCGGCCGGTCGCGTTCCCGGCGGCCGGGGTCGCGGTGGTGCTGGCGGCGTTGACGCAGGCCACGTTCGTCGTCGTGGCGCCGTTCGTGGTGTGGACGATGTGGCAGCAGGTGACGCGGCGACGGTGGCGACTCGCGCTGGCCGGGGTGGCCGCCGCGGCCAGCGCCGGCGCCTACGGGTACCTGCTCGCGTCGCTGGGCGAGCTCGGCGGCGCGGCGCCGGAACGGTGGTGGACGCTGGATCCGGTGCTGGTGGCGATCGGGCCGGTCGCGGCGGGCGCCGCGCTGCTCTTTCCGCCCCTGCGTCCGGCGGCGGCCGCACTGATCACGCTGGCGCTGCTGATCGTCGTCCCGGGCGGGCCGGCCCCGGTCGTGCTGCCGGTCGCGGCGGTCCCGCTGGCCGCGCTGCTGGTGCCCGCGACGGCGCACCGGCTGGTCGTCCGGCTGCTGGCGGTGCGCGGGCGGCCTGAGGCGATGCCGCTGGCCATCATGTCGACGACCGCGGCGGCCGCGCTGATCGTCGCGGTGACGGCGACCTGGCCGGGCGAGCTGCGCCCGCTGCTGCGCGACGACCCGGTCGCGCCGGTCGCCCAGGCCGAGCGCTGGCTGACGGCGAACGTGCCGCACGACGTCCGGCTGGTGGTCGACCAGACGCTGCGGGCGGACCTGCTGCGGTCCGGGTTCGCGGCCGCCGGGCTGGTGCCGTTCACCAGCTTCCCGGCGAGCGCGGGCACCGGCACCGGCGCCGGCACGGAGCGCGGTCCGTTCGTCCCGCGTCCGCCCCGCTGGACCCACTACGACTACGTGGTGTCGACCGCGGCGCTGCGCGACGACGACGCCGGCCGGGCCGACGTCGGGTCCGCGCTGGCCGAGTCGACCGTCGTCGCGGTGTTCGGGCAGGGCGACGGCCGGGTGGAGATCCGGGCGGTGCACCCGCTCGGGCGCGAGGTCGCCGAGGCGGTCGCCGCCGGGGACCGGCACACCGTCCGGTACGCGACCGGCCAGCTGCTGCGCAACGACGCCCTGACCTTCGACGCCGCCGCGCGCGCCGTCGCGGCCGCCGGCCGGGTCGACCCGCGGCTGGTGATCGTCCTGGGCAAGCTGTCCGGCACCTACGAGCTGGACGTGTCGCTGCCCGCGCTGCCGGGCGAGGACGACGGCGTGCGCCGCCGGCTCGTGCTGGCCGGCCTGCCGACGGAGGACGAGGCGGCCCGGCTGGCGCTCTGGCTGCTCGGGCAGCCGGCGCCGTTCACGCCGTCGCAGGTCGACACGGACGGGACCACCGTCACCGTCACGTACTCGCTGACCGCGCCGCGCGGTCTGCTCCCCGACCCACCGCATCCCGAGGAGACCCCATGA
- a CDS encoding DUF4397 domain-containing protein has translation MRRIVRSLATAVGVVALAAGTATGAQGSEEPAAAGWARLAHLSPDTPEVDVSLTGLDGASVLELRDVGYGDVSGYARLPAGTYTAAMRPAGAPADSEPVITAAVEIEDGVAITVAAVGLNADLSGRILVDDLTAPAAGQARVRLISAAVSSPSVTVKTDTGTVLADDAAFGTATGYSEVPGGRWTLDLSSDAGTGSTSVDLAAGTVNTLFVLDVDGALSVVGVVDSTGTPDAPAGGVPTGGRGLENAPGWTAPLRAVVLAAGLAVVTAVLARRRRVA, from the coding sequence ATGAGACGCATCGTCAGGTCCCTGGCCACGGCCGTGGGAGTCGTCGCCCTGGCCGCCGGCACCGCCACCGGCGCCCAGGGCAGCGAGGAGCCGGCGGCCGCGGGCTGGGCCCGGCTGGCGCACCTGTCGCCGGACACGCCGGAGGTCGACGTCAGCCTGACCGGCCTCGACGGCGCGTCTGTGCTGGAGCTGCGGGACGTCGGTTACGGCGACGTGTCCGGCTATGCGCGGCTGCCCGCCGGGACCTACACCGCGGCGATGCGCCCGGCCGGCGCGCCGGCTGACTCCGAGCCGGTCATCACGGCGGCGGTGGAGATCGAGGACGGGGTCGCGATCACCGTCGCCGCGGTCGGCCTGAACGCCGACCTGTCCGGTCGCATCCTCGTCGACGACCTGACGGCGCCGGCGGCGGGCCAGGCGCGGGTGCGGCTGATCTCGGCCGCCGTCTCGTCGCCGTCGGTCACCGTCAAGACCGACACCGGCACCGTCCTGGCCGACGACGCCGCCTTCGGGACGGCGACCGGCTACAGCGAGGTGCCCGGCGGCCGCTGGACCCTGGACCTCAGCAGCGACGCCGGCACCGGCAGCACGTCCGTCGACCTCGCCGCCGGCACCGTCAACACGCTCTTCGTCCTCGACGTGGACGGGGCGCTGAGCGTCGTCGGCGTCGTGGACAGCACCGGCACGCCCGACGCCCCGGCCGGCGGCGTGCCGACCGGCGGCCGCGGGCTCGAGAACGCACCGGGCTGGACGGCGCCGCTCCGCGCGGTGGTGCTGGCGGCCGGGCTGGCCGTCGTCACCGCTGTGCTGGCGCGTCGCCGACGAGTGGCATGA
- a CDS encoding sortase domain-containing protein — MNRAAATLVVAAVVVAGLGGCADGTEPAVGRAAASPDVVTSVTSAGPRPIPVGDTVPVRVRIPAIGVDSALETLRRGDDGRLAAPVDWQTAGWFAGGPVPGTPGPAVLAGHVDSPSGPAVFAGLARLRPGDRVEVELSDGETAVFVVDGSRTVPQADFPSDEVYGPVPDRQLRLITCHTFDESAGHYVDNLVVFATTAI, encoded by the coding sequence ATGAATCGAGCGGCGGCGACGCTGGTCGTGGCGGCCGTCGTCGTCGCCGGGCTCGGCGGGTGCGCGGACGGGACGGAGCCGGCTGTGGGCCGCGCGGCCGCATCGCCCGACGTCGTCACGTCCGTCACGTCCGCCGGGCCGCGCCCGATCCCCGTCGGCGACACGGTGCCGGTGCGCGTGCGGATCCCGGCGATCGGCGTCGACAGTGCGCTGGAGACGCTGCGCCGCGGCGACGACGGGCGGCTGGCCGCACCGGTGGACTGGCAGACGGCCGGCTGGTTCGCCGGCGGTCCGGTGCCGGGCACGCCCGGCCCGGCCGTCCTCGCCGGGCACGTGGACTCGCCCAGCGGTCCGGCGGTGTTCGCCGGGCTGGCCCGGCTCAGGCCCGGCGACCGGGTCGAGGTCGAGCTCAGCGACGGCGAAACGGCCGTGTTCGTGGTGGACGGCAGCCGCACGGTGCCGCAGGCCGACTTCCCGTCCGACGAGGTCTACGGCCCGGTGCCGGACCGCCAGCTGCGGCTGATCACCTGCCACACGTTCGACGAGTCCGCCGGCCACTACGTCGACAACCTGGTGGTCTTCGCGACGACCGCCATCTGA
- a CDS encoding winged helix-turn-helix domain-containing protein: protein METFDPDPQLRGYVFVRLADHLLAEIAAGRITVGGRLANEREMARTYGVGIGTVRRTLELLRERGIVETYPSKGTFVIAATPADGAS from the coding sequence GTGGAGACCTTCGATCCGGATCCCCAGCTGCGCGGCTACGTCTTCGTGCGACTCGCGGACCACCTCCTCGCCGAGATCGCCGCGGGCCGGATCACGGTCGGCGGGCGCCTGGCCAACGAGCGCGAGATGGCGCGCACCTACGGGGTGGGCATCGGCACGGTGCGCCGGACGCTGGAACTGCTGCGCGAGCGCGGCATCGTCGAGACCTACCCGAGCAAGGGCACCTTCGTCATCGCGGCGACGCCGGCCGACGGGGCGAGCTGA
- a CDS encoding L,D-transpeptidase family protein, with translation MTRGRKAGTGALIAVLAVAVVSAVLIGWNQFGRDEPASASPERSGQTATLPAEEPSDTPTPTATPTPTVTPTPTPTTTPTPEALMVAGASGDQVRELQARLKQLQWYEPKINGEFDDVTAAAVAGFQGKRELPATGAVDQATWDTLVGMTKTPTEDELNNVLTAGPTILGPGDTGDQVRELQARLVQIGWFSGEVTDTYGDTTTASIKGFQDKRGFPATGEVDQRTWDKIVEMTRTPTDDELHNREPENNGGDTDGLDPRCLTGRVLCIDKSTNSLRWVIDGEVRMTLDVRFGTDELPTREGAFQVNSKSRDHVSSLYDTPMPFAMFFSGGQAVHYSPDFAANGYNGGSHGCVNVRDRDAIKSLFDQVNVGDTVIVYWS, from the coding sequence GTGACGCGTGGCAGGAAGGCCGGCACGGGCGCGCTCATCGCCGTGCTCGCCGTCGCCGTGGTGTCGGCCGTGCTCATCGGCTGGAACCAGTTCGGGCGCGACGAGCCGGCGTCGGCCAGCCCGGAGCGGTCCGGCCAGACCGCGACGCTCCCGGCCGAGGAGCCATCGGACACCCCGACCCCGACGGCGACACCCACCCCGACGGTCACCCCGACGCCGACTCCCACCACCACGCCCACGCCGGAGGCGCTGATGGTCGCCGGCGCCAGCGGCGACCAGGTGCGCGAACTGCAGGCCCGGCTCAAGCAGCTGCAATGGTACGAACCCAAGATCAACGGCGAGTTCGACGACGTCACCGCCGCCGCCGTCGCCGGGTTCCAGGGCAAGCGCGAGCTGCCGGCCACCGGCGCGGTCGACCAGGCCACCTGGGACACCCTGGTCGGAATGACGAAGACGCCCACCGAGGACGAGCTGAACAACGTGCTCACGGCCGGCCCGACCATCCTCGGCCCCGGCGACACCGGCGACCAGGTCCGCGAGCTGCAGGCCCGGCTCGTGCAGATCGGCTGGTTCAGCGGCGAGGTCACCGACACCTACGGCGATACCACCACCGCGTCGATCAAGGGCTTCCAGGACAAGCGCGGCTTCCCCGCCACCGGCGAGGTCGACCAGCGCACCTGGGACAAGATCGTCGAGATGACCCGCACGCCCACCGACGACGAACTGCACAACCGCGAGCCCGAGAACAACGGCGGCGACACCGACGGCCTCGACCCGCGCTGCCTCACCGGCCGGGTGCTGTGCATCGACAAGTCGACGAACTCACTGCGCTGGGTCATCGACGGCGAGGTGCGCATGACCCTCGACGTCCGGTTCGGCACCGACGAGCTGCCCACCCGCGAGGGCGCGTTCCAGGTGAACTCCAAGTCGCGCGACCACGTGTCGTCGCTGTACGACACCCCGATGCCGTTCGCGATGTTCTTCAGCGGCGGCCAGGCGGTGCACTACTCCCCCGACTTCGCGGCCAACGGCTACAACGGCGGTTCGCACGGCTGCGTCAACGTCCGCGACCGCGACGCCATCAAGTCGCTGTTCGACCAGGTCAACGTCGGCGACACCGTCATCGTCTACTGGTCCTGA
- the mshA gene encoding D-inositol-3-phosphate glycosyltransferase gives MPGTRGPRRVMMLSVHTSPLDQPGGGNAGGMNVYVVELARRLAALGVEVEVFTRATSSGQPPVVETEPGVLVRHVAAGPYELLPIAEVPAQLCAFTSGVLRAEARRPPGWYDLVHSHYWLSGHVGWLATSRWGVPLVHSMHTMSKVKNLSLAEGERPEPRERELGEEQVVAAADLLVASTDDEAAQLVGLYGADPARVATVPPGVDLDVFAPGPAAAARARLGLPADAVVLLFAGRIQPLKAPDVLVRAASLLLARDPALRERLVVAVVGGPSGSGFAEPHALTRLADCLDVADVVRFEPPVGQRELADWYRAADVTAVPSYSESFGLVALEAQACGTPVVAAAVGGLRTAVAHGVSGLLVDGHDPADWADAFAGLIGDPDRLRRLGAGAVAHAAEFGWDATAARMLDVYARAMRHRQVMTA, from the coding sequence ATGCCGGGCACGCGCGGACCGCGCAGGGTGATGATGCTGAGCGTCCACACCTCACCGCTCGACCAGCCCGGCGGCGGCAACGCCGGCGGCATGAACGTGTACGTCGTCGAGCTGGCCCGGCGGCTGGCGGCGCTCGGCGTCGAGGTCGAGGTCTTCACCCGGGCCACGTCGTCCGGCCAGCCGCCGGTGGTCGAGACCGAGCCGGGCGTGCTGGTCCGCCACGTGGCGGCCGGTCCGTACGAGCTGCTGCCGATCGCCGAGGTGCCCGCGCAGCTGTGCGCGTTCACGTCCGGCGTGCTGCGGGCCGAGGCGCGCCGCCCGCCCGGCTGGTACGACCTCGTCCACTCGCACTACTGGCTGTCCGGCCACGTCGGCTGGCTGGCCACCAGCCGCTGGGGCGTCCCGCTGGTGCATTCCATGCACACCATGTCCAAGGTGAAGAACCTCTCGCTGGCCGAGGGCGAGCGGCCGGAGCCGCGCGAGCGAGAGCTGGGCGAGGAGCAGGTCGTCGCGGCCGCCGACCTGCTGGTGGCCAGCACCGACGACGAAGCCGCCCAGCTGGTCGGGCTGTACGGCGCCGATCCCGCCCGGGTGGCGACGGTCCCGCCGGGGGTCGACCTCGACGTGTTCGCGCCCGGCCCGGCGGCCGCGGCCCGGGCCCGGCTGGGGCTGCCCGCCGACGCCGTCGTGCTGCTGTTCGCCGGGCGCATCCAGCCGCTCAAGGCGCCGGACGTGCTGGTGCGGGCGGCGTCGCTGCTGCTGGCCCGCGACCCCGCGCTGCGCGAGCGGCTGGTGGTCGCCGTCGTGGGCGGGCCGTCGGGGTCCGGCTTCGCCGAACCGCACGCCCTGACCCGCCTGGCCGACTGTCTCGACGTCGCCGACGTGGTGCGGTTCGAGCCGCCGGTCGGGCAGCGCGAACTGGCGGACTGGTACCGCGCCGCCGACGTCACCGCGGTCCCGTCCTACAGCGAGTCGTTCGGGCTGGTCGCGCTGGAGGCGCAGGCCTGCGGCACGCCGGTCGTCGCGGCCGCGGTGGGCGGGCTGCGCACCGCCGTCGCCCACGGCGTGTCCGGCCTGCTGGTCGACGGTCACGACCCGGCCGACTGGGCCGACGCGTTCGCCGGGCTGATCGGCGACCCCGACCGCCTGCGCCGGCTCGGCGCCGGCGCCGTCGCGCACGCCGCGGAGTTCGGCTGGGACGCCACCGCGGCCCGTATGCTCGACGTCTACGCCCGAGCGATGCGGCACCGGCAGGTGATGACGGCATGA